A window from Bos mutus isolate GX-2022 chromosome 1, NWIPB_WYAK_1.1, whole genome shotgun sequence encodes these proteins:
- the ST3GAL6 gene encoding type 2 lactosamine alpha-2,3-sialyltransferase isoform X4 gives MDGGACVPCKKCVVVGNGGILKNKTLGEKIDSYDVIIRMNNGPVLGHEEEVGRRTTFRLFYPESVFSDPNHNDPNTTVILTAFKPLDLKWLWELLTGGKISPNGFWKEPALNLIYKPYQIRILDPYITRMAAYELLHFPKVFPKNQKPKHPTTGIIAITLAFHICHEVHLAGFKYNFSDLKSPLHYYGNATMSLMSENEYHNVTAEQLFLKDIIEKNFVTDLTQE, from the exons TGTGCCATGTAAGAAGTGTGTGGTGGTTGGTAATGGAGGAATTTTGAAGAATAAGACATTAGGAGAAAAAATTGACTCCTATGATGTAATAATaag AATGAATAATGGTCCCGTTTTAGGACATGAAGAGGAAGTTGGGAGAAGAACTACCTTCCGACTTTTTTATCCAGAATCTGTTTTTTCAGATCCTAATCACAATGACCCTAATACTACGGTGATTCTCACTGCTTTTAAGCCGCTTGATTTAAAGTGGCTGTGGGAATTGTTGACAGGTGGAAAAATA AGCCCTAATGGTTTTTGGAAGGAGCCAGCCTTAAATCTGATCTATAAACCTTATCAAATCAGAATATTAGATCCTTACATCACCAGAATGGCAGCTTACGAACTGCTTCATTTCCCGAAAGTATTTCCCAAAAATCAG AAACCCAAACACCCAACCACAGGCATCATTGCCATTACACTGGCATTTCACATATGTCATGAAGTTCATCTTGCTGGCTTTAAGTACAACTTTTCTGACCTCAAGAGCCCTTTGCACTACTACGGGAACGCCACCATGTCTTTGATGAGTGAG aatgAATATCACAATGTGACTGCGGAGCAGCTCTTTCTGAAGGACATTATAGAAAAAAACTTTGTAACCGACTTGACCCAAGAGTAA